In the Quercus lobata isolate SW786 chromosome 5, ValleyOak3.0 Primary Assembly, whole genome shotgun sequence genome, one interval contains:
- the LOC115991733 gene encoding BAG family molecular chaperone regulator 3-like produces MMKKKSNGYGKMSESSTTTTTSMPTIEEEEVEWEMRPGGMLVQKRSDNVKDLPAAPNVRLRVAYGALRYEISVNSSATFGEVKKILTAETGLQPDEQRVMFRGKERENGHYLDMCGVKDRSKLILIQDPSSIERRFIEMRRNAKIQNAYRAISDVSMEVDKLVDQVSAIEKSISNGVKVPEVQITTLIEMLMRQAIKLDNISAEGDASAQKNLQGKRVQKCVESLDVLKIANAKVKPVIVTTKWETFDPPPSAPKWEFFD; encoded by the exons atgatgaagaaaaagtCAAATGGGTACGGTAAAATGAGTGAGAGCTCAACCACAACCACGACCTCTATGCCTacaattgaagaagaagaagttgagtGGGAGATGAGGCCAGGTGGAATGTTGGTCCAGAAAAGAAGCGACAATGTTAAGGACCTTCCAGCAGCTCCAAATGTACGGCTTCGTGTTGCTTATGGTGCCCTCCGCTACGAGATCTCGGTCAATTCTAGTGCCACTTTCG GAGAGGTGAAGAAGATTCTTACTGCTGAGACAGGATTACAGCCAGATGAACAGAGAGTAATGTTTAGAGGGAAAGAGCGAGAGAATGGGCATTACTTGGACATGTGTGGGGTCAAAGACCGTTCCAAACTCATACTAATCCAAGACCCTTCAAGCATCGAGCGGAGATTCATCGAGATGCGTAGGAATGCCAAAATCCAAAATGCTTATCGTGCCATCTCGGACGTGTCCATGGAGGTCGATAAGCTGGTGGATCAA GTCTCTGCCATTGAAAAGTCCATCTCAAATGGGGTTAAGGTACCGGAAGTTCAGATCACGACATTAATTGAGATGCTTATGAGACAAGCAATCAAGCTAGATAACATTTCTGCAGAAGGAGATGCTTCTGCTCAGAAGAATTTGCAG GGTAAGAGAGTGCAAAAGTGTGTTGAAAGCCTTGATGTGCTGAAGATAGCAAACGCAAAAGTAAAGCCTGTTATTGTCACGACCAAGTGGGAGACATTTGATCCTCCTCCTTCGGCACCAAAATGGGAATTTTTTGATTGA